GAACTCGAGGTCCGCGAGCGTCTGCTCGTCCACGGGTTCCCCGGTCGCCAGGGTCCACGACGCCGAGAGGCGCGTGCCGTCGGTCGGGAACCCGTCGCCGGACTGCACCAGGTACCCGCCCGAGATCTGGCGGGCCTCGAGCCCCTCGCGGTGGTACCCCTCGGGGAGCGTGAGCAGCCGGAGGTTCTTCTTCGTCTTCAGCAGGGTCAGCGCGTCCTCGTCGAACCCGGGCGCGACGAGGACCTCGGTGAAGATCTCCTTCACCGTCTCCGCCATCCCCAGCGTGACAGTGCGGTTCGCGGCGATGACTCCCCCGAACGCCGAGACAGGATCGCAGTCGTGCGCGCTGCGGTGCGCGGCGGCGATGGCGTCGACCGCCCGGGGCGCCGCGACGGCGATGCCGCAGGGGTTCGCGTGCTTGATGATTGCGACCGCCGGCTCCTGGAAGTCGTAGGCGGCGCGGACCGCGGCGTCCGCGTCGACGAAGTTGTTGTAGGACATCTCCTTGCCGTGCAGCTGCACGGCCTGGGCGATGCCCGCGCCGTCCGGCCGTCGGTAGAGCGCGGCGTCCTGGTGGGAGTTCTCGCCGTACCTGAGCACCTGGGCGAGCTCGCCCGCGACGTCCCAGCTCGCGGGCCATCCCGGGGCGGCATCCCCGGAGGCGTCGCCGCCGACGACCGTCGACCGGAAGTAGTCCGCGACAGCCCGGTCGTAGTCGGCCGTGTGCGCGAACGCCGCGGCCGCGAGGCGACGCCTCTGGTCGAGGGTGGTCCCCCCGGAGCGCACGGCCTGGATCACCTCGTCGTAGCTCGACGGGGACACGACGATCGCCACGTTCGCGTGGTTCTTGGCGGACGCCCGGACCATGGCGGGGCCGCCGATGTCGATCTGCTCGATCACGTCCGAGGAGGGGGCTCCCGACGCCACCGTCTCCACGAACGGGTAGAGGTTCACCACCACGAGCTGGAACGGCGAGATCCCGAGCTCGCCCAGCTGCGCCTCGTGCGACTCAAGCCGGAGGTCGGCGAGGAGGCCGGCGTGCACGGCGGGATGCAGGGTCTTGACGCGTCCGTCGAGCGCCTCCGGGAACCCGGTCACGTCCTGCACCGGCGTGACGGGGAAGCCCGCGTCTGCGATGGTGCTGGCCGTCGACCCGGTCGAGACGATCTCGACCCCGGCCTCCGCGAGAGCCGCGGCCAGCTCGAGCAGCCCCGTCTTGTCGCTGACGGAGACGAGGGCGCGAGCCACCTCGATCCCGTCTCGATCGCGGAACAGGGACGGGTCGTGACGGGGTCCGCTCATGCCGGGGACAGCTCCTTGAGGTCGATGGTGCCGAGGGAGATCGCGCGCACCGTGTCGACGAGGAGCCTGCGCTCCACGACCTTGATGCGCTCGTGCAGGGTGTGCTCGGTGTCGTCCGGCTCCACGGGCACGCGCTCCTGCGCGAGCACCGGCCCGGTGTCGACCCCGGTGTCGACGACGATGATGGACGCTCCGGAGCTCGTGGCCCCGGCGGCGATGGCGTCCCGGACGGCGTGGGCCCCGGGGAACTCCGGGAGGTACGCCGGATGGGTGTTGACGATGCGGGGCGCGAACGCCGCCACGGCGCGCGGCGGGAGGAGCCGCATGAATCCGCTGAGGACCACCAGGTCGGGCTCCCACCCGGCGATCGCCGCCGCCAGCTCGTCGCCCCACGAGGCGCGATCGGGGAAGCTCGCGAACGGCACGGTGAAGGTGGGGATGCCGCGCTCCTCGGCGAAGCGGAGGCCGTCGGCGTCGCGATCGGCTCCGACCGCGATGACGCGCGCCGGGTATCGCGCGTGGTCGGCCGCCTCGAGGAGGGCGTGGAGGTTGGTCCCGCTGCCGGAGATGAGGACGACCACGTTGAGCACGCGCACAGCCTATCCGCGTCCCTCGGGGCTGCGCCGGACGAGGGGGGCCATGAGGCCCGAGACGAACATGCCCGCGACGGCCGCGACGCCGATCTCGAGGAACGCGACGAGGAGGATCCACCCGCCTGCCGGGCCGACGTCGGCCAGGCGCCCCGGTCCGGCGGCACCGCCGGAGAGGACCGCGAGCAGGGAGAGCACGGCGGCGCCGACGAGGCCCATGCCGAGACCCGCGGCCAGGAACCACGGCCAGCGGCGCGCCTCGGGCTCGGGGATCCGGGCCACCCGCGGCGACAGGGCGACCGCGGCGACGAAGGACACGACGACCGGGACGAGGATGCCCAGGTACCCGAGGTCGAACGCGCCCTGCGGCAGGATGCCCAGGACCGGGACGGACGGGATCGGGCCGACGGTGGTCCCGAGCGGGGAGATGGACGACCCGGTGCCGAGGGCGAAGCCGGGTCCGACGAGCCACGACGCCGCCCACATCACCAGGTTCGGCAGGAGCGCGATCTGCGCGAGCGTGAGGGCGACGCCGCCGACGATCCCCGTCTGCAGCGTCTCGTAGAGGGTGATCACGGTCGCGTACTGGAGGCCGAGGAGCACCGCGACGACCACGGCGGAGATCGCGACGACGCCGAAGGCC
This genomic interval from Clavibacter michiganensis contains the following:
- the purH gene encoding bifunctional phosphoribosylaminoimidazolecarboxamide formyltransferase/IMP cyclohydrolase, which gives rise to MSGPRHDPSLFRDRDGIEVARALVSVSDKTGLLELAAALAEAGVEIVSTGSTASTIADAGFPVTPVQDVTGFPEALDGRVKTLHPAVHAGLLADLRLESHEAQLGELGISPFQLVVVNLYPFVETVASGAPSSDVIEQIDIGGPAMVRASAKNHANVAIVVSPSSYDEVIQAVRSGGTTLDQRRRLAAAAFAHTADYDRAVADYFRSTVVGGDASGDAAPGWPASWDVAGELAQVLRYGENSHQDAALYRRPDGAGIAQAVQLHGKEMSYNNFVDADAAVRAAYDFQEPAVAIIKHANPCGIAVAAPRAVDAIAAAHRSAHDCDPVSAFGGVIAANRTVTLGMAETVKEIFTEVLVAPGFDEDALTLLKTKKNLRLLTLPEGYHREGLEARQISGGYLVQSGDGFPTDGTRLSASWTLATGEPVDEQTLADLEFAWKACRAVKSNAILLAHHGASVGVGMGQVNRVDSCHLAVQRAGDRASGSVAASDAFFPFADGLQVLLDAGVRAVVQPGGSVRDEEVVEAARAAGVAMYFTGERHFFH
- the purN gene encoding phosphoribosylglycinamide formyltransferase — translated: MLNVVVLISGSGTNLHALLEAADHARYPARVIAVGADRDADGLRFAEERGIPTFTVPFASFPDRASWGDELAAAIAGWEPDLVVLSGFMRLLPPRAVAAFAPRIVNTHPAYLPEFPGAHAVRDAIAAGATSSGASIIVVDTGVDTGPVLAQERVPVEPDDTEHTLHERIKVVERRLLVDTVRAISLGTIDLKELSPA